Proteins encoded in a region of the Cytobacillus pseudoceanisediminis genome:
- a CDS encoding YfiT family bacillithiol transferase, translated as MDLKYPIGQFQYNGEITHSVTSIWINEIEELPRLLRDAVRDLDNKKLDTAYRTGGWTVRQVIHHLADSHMNAYVRFKLALTEETPVIKPYDESNWAELSDYKLSIDISLSLLEALHERWTNLLRSLSSADMEKTFIHPDSGEVSVGENIGIYAWHGKHHLAHITSLCSRMGW; from the coding sequence ATGGATTTGAAATATCCAATTGGCCAATTTCAATATAATGGTGAAATTACTCACAGTGTTACAAGTATTTGGATAAATGAGATAGAAGAGTTACCAAGATTGTTACGAGATGCTGTAAGAGACTTAGATAATAAAAAGCTTGATACAGCTTATCGTACAGGAGGGTGGACTGTTCGACAAGTAATACATCATCTTGCGGATAGTCATATGAATGCCTATGTTCGCTTTAAATTGGCTCTTACGGAAGAAACCCCTGTAATTAAGCCATATGATGAATCGAATTGGGCGGAACTATCTGATTATAAATTGTCGATTGATATTTCACTTTCACTTCTCGAAGCACTCCACGAGCGCTGGACCAATCTTTTACGCAGTCTAAGTTCGGCTGATATGGAAAAAACATTTATTCATCCGGATTCAGGAGAAGTTTCAGTAGGTGAAAATATCGGAATCTACGCCTGGCATGGTAAACATCATCTTGCACATATTACTTCTTTATGCAGTCGTATGGGATGGTAA
- a CDS encoding MBL fold metallo-hydrolase, translating to MKTYLEPVVKNIYAFLVWDESWNSYNNCYLLLENNNIILIDSGKKEHSHLLFSALKKKGISKSDITHFIATHGHKDHIEAIQFLGEIEGYIHNQDVELIPENIRNKLNMKLPDNGPTVSNLECVLLGHHTKGSVFLYQRESKVLFCGDHICFFGEQLSGNAVDTGVWEREKYKQFVSEWSQNEEMREQHNFSLFIEGLKKLPNTMLSICVRGTVQF from the coding sequence ATGAAAACATATTTGGAACCAGTGGTCAAAAATATATATGCTTTTTTAGTATGGGATGAATCTTGGAACTCTTATAATAACTGCTATTTGTTGCTTGAGAACAATAATATTATTCTTATTGATTCAGGAAAGAAAGAACATTCTCACTTGCTGTTTTCCGCACTAAAAAAGAAAGGAATTTCTAAAAGTGATATAACTCATTTTATTGCCACACACGGTCACAAAGACCATATTGAAGCAATTCAATTTTTAGGTGAAATTGAAGGCTATATTCATAATCAGGATGTTGAGTTAATTCCAGAAAATATTAGAAACAAATTAAATATGAAACTTCCAGACAACGGCCCAACTGTAAGTAATTTAGAATGTGTTCTCCTGGGACACCATACTAAAGGTTCTGTTTTCCTATATCAACGTGAAAGCAAAGTGCTATTTTGCGGAGATCATATCTGTTTTTTTGGAGAACAATTGAGTGGTAATGCTGTAGATACAGGTGTTTGGGAGAGGGAAAAATATAAGCAGTTTGTTTCTGAATGGTCTCAAAACGAGGAAATGAGGGAACAGCACAATTTTAGTTTATTTATAGAAGGGTTAAAAAAATTACCAAATACGATGTTGAGTATTTGTGTACGGGGCACGGTGCAGTTTTAA